One genomic window of Solanum dulcamara chromosome 10, daSolDulc1.2, whole genome shotgun sequence includes the following:
- the LOC129870020 gene encoding uncharacterized protein LOC129870020, translated as MKLKQLESYLGSLEQFSTPKIELEQYPTGAHIASRMLYTAENSFEDVNSKVVADFGCGCGTLGLAAGLLGAESVIGLDIDAESLEIAYTNADELELDMDFIQCDISNLKWRGQIVETVVMNPPFGTRRKGADMDFLSSAMKVASQAVYSLHKTTTREHVKRAALRDYNARSAEVICELRYDVPQLYKFHKKKEVDIAVDLWRFVPQRKQERSL; from the exons ATGAAGCTGAAGCAATTGGAAAGTTATCTTGGTTCTCTTGAACAATTCTCCACCCCAAag ATTGAATTGGAACAATATCCTACTGGAGCCCACATTGCTTCTCGTATGCTTTACACC GCTGAGAATTCATTTGAGGATGTGAATAGTAAGGTGGTTGCAGATTTTGGATGTGGTTGTGGTACATTAGGCCTTGCTGCTGGTCTTTTGGGAGCTGA AAGTGTTATTGGGCTTGATATTGATGCTGAGTCTCTTGAGATTGCATATACAAATGCCGACGAGCTTGAG CTAGACATGGATTTTATTCAATGCGACATCAGCAACTTAAAATGGAGAG GTCAGATTGTTGAAACAGTGGTTATGAATCCACCTTTTGGAACACGGAGGAAAGGTGCTGACATGGACTTCCTCTCTTCGGCGATGAAG gtTGCCTCTCAAGCAGTTTATTCCTTACATAAGACCACAACTAGAGAA CATGTGAAAAGAGCAGCCTTACGAGATTATAATGCAAGAAGCGCTGAAGTTATATGTGAG CTTCGATATGATGTGCCACAATTGTACAAATTTCACAAGAAAAAGGAGGTCGACATTGCTGTGGACCTGTGGCGTTTTGTTCCTCAAAGAAAGCAAGAAAGATCTCTCTAG